The sequence below is a genomic window from Luteimonas sp. MC1825.
CGAGCCGAACTTCACCGGCTTCAGTTCCACGCCGGGCATCAGCGACAGCACCGGCCAGCCGGTCTCGGTCTGCCAGTAGTTGTCGATGATGGTCTTGCCCAGGCCTTCGTTGATCCAGTGCGCGGTGGGCTCGTCGAGCGGCTCGCCGGCAAGGAACAGGTACTTCAGCGCGGAGAGGTCGTACTTCGTGAGCCAGGCCGGGTCCTGCTTCTTCAGCACGCGCACCGCGGTCGGCGAGGAGAACATGGTGCGCACGCCGTATTGCTCGCAGATGCGCCACCAGATGCCGGCATCGGGCGTCGTGGGCAGTCCTTCGTACAGGATGGTCGTGGCGCCGGCGATCAACGGGCCGTAGACGTTGTACGAGTGGCCCACGGCCCACCCCACGTCGGAGGTGGAGAACATCACCTGGCCGGCGCGCACGTCGTAGATCGACCACATCGAGAGCGCCATGGCGACGGCGTAGCCACCGACGTCGCGCTGCACGCCCTTGGGCTTGCCGGTGGTGCCGGACGTGTACAGCAGGTAGCTGGGTTCGTTGGATTCCAGCCATTGCACCGGCACCTCGGCATGCGCGTACTGGCGGCGCGCCTCGTCGTAGTCGACGTCGCGGCCGTCGGTGCGGGCGTATGGCGCGAGGCCGCGGTCGACCATCAGCACGCGTGCCGGTGGCGACTTCGCCTGCTCGCAGGCGGCATCCACCAGTGGCTTGTAGGGAATGACCTTGCCGCCGCGGCTGCCTGCGTCGGCTGCGATCAGGAGCTTCGGCTCGGCATCGTCGATGCGCACCGCGAGGTTGTGCGCGGCAAACCCGCCGAACACCACCGAATGCACTGCGCCGATCCGCGCGCAGGCGAGCATGGCGAACACGGCCTCCGCAATGTTGGGCATGTAGACCACCACGCGGTCGCCCCGGCCCACGTCGAGCGACTTGAGCACAGCGGCGAAGGTGCTCACCTCGCGGTGCAGTTCGCGATAGGAGTATTCGCGCGTGCCGCCGGTCTCGCTCGAGACCGCCACCAGCGCAAGCTGGTCGCCACGCGCGGCGAGGTGGCGATCGATGGCGTTGTGGCAGAGGTTGGTCTCGCCGCCGGCGAACCAGCTGCGGAACGGCGGGTTGGCGTAGTCGAGGATCGACTGGGGCTGCCTGTGCCAATGGATCGCACGGGCCTGTTCGGCCCAGAACGCTTCCGGCTCCTCGATCGAACGGCGGTGGAAGTCTTCGTAGCGCATGTCTGCCTCCCGTGGGTTCGAACAGCCTGGGCGGTCGGCCGTACCCGCGCACTACGACGATGGTCCATGCCTGCGCCCGATGGCAAGCGCCGCGCGGCAGCGGCGGGTGGTGGCCGTCGCGGCCCGGAAACGAAAAAACCGGGCACGCGCCCGGTTTTCCCAGTATCGCCTGGCGCCTGGCCTCAACCGAGCAGGTGCGCCACGCCGGCGCGTTCCTCTTCGAGCTCGGCGAGGGTCCTGTCCATGGCGGCGCGGCTGAATGCGTCCACCTCGAGGCCCTCGACGCGCGTGTACACGCCGTCCTGGGTGGTCACCGGCACTCCGTAGATGATGCCCTCGGGAATGCCGTAGCTGCCGTCCGACGGCACGCCCATGGTCACCCACTTGCCCTTGCTGCCCAGCACCCAGTCGCGGATGTGGTCGATGGCCGCATTCGCCGCCGACGCCGCCGAGGACAGCCCGCGCGCCTCGATGATCGCCGCACCGCGCTTGCCGACCTGCGGGATGAAGGCGTTGGCATTCCAGTCGGCGTCGTTGACCTTGTCCTTCAGCGACGCACCGTTGACGGTGGCGAAGCGGTAGTCGGGATACATGGTCGGGCTGTGGTTGCCCCAGACGACCAGCTTCTCGATGTCACCCACGGCCACGCCGGCCTTGTTGGCCAACTGGCTGAGCGCGCGGTTGTGGTCGAGGCGCAGCATGGCGGTGAAGTTGGCGGCCGGAAGGTCCGGCGCCGACTTCATCGCGATGTAGGCGTTGGTGTTGGCCGGGTTGCCGACCACCAGCACCTTGACGTCGCGGCTGGCGACCTTGTTCAGCGCCGCGCCCTGTGCGGTGAAGATCTTTGCGTTCTCGAGCAGCAGGTCCTTGCGCTCCATGCCGGGGCCACGCGGGCGCGCGCCGACCAGTACGGCGACGTCGGCGTCCTTGAACGCGACCTCGGGGTCGTCGGTGCCGACCATGCCGGCCAGCAGCGGGAACGCGCAGTCTTCCAGCTCCATCATCACGCCCTTGAGCGCGGCCTGGGCCTTCTCCATCGGCAGCTCGAGCATCTGCAGGATCACGGGCTGGTCACGACCCAGCATTTCGCCGGAGGCGATGCGGAACAGGAGCGCATAGCCGATCTGGCCGGCGGCGCCGGTGACGGCAACTCGGACGGGGGCGTTCATCAGTGCGGGGACTCCGGGGTGTGGGGGTTGTCGTGGGGAATTACTGGAGTTCGGCGAAGAACGCCTGGATGCGCTCGAGCCCGGGCGCCAGCTGCGGTGTCGGGCAGGTGTAGCTGATGCGCATGCCGCGCGGCTCGCCGAAGGCGGAGCCCGGCACGCAAGCGACGCCCTTGGCTTCAAGCAGCGCCGCGCAGAAGTCGACGTCGTTGGCGATCACTTTGCCGGCGT
It includes:
- the prpE gene encoding propionate--CoA ligase; this encodes MRYEDFHRRSIEEPEAFWAEQARAIHWHRQPQSILDYANPPFRSWFAGGETNLCHNAIDRHLAARGDQLALVAVSSETGGTREYSYRELHREVSTFAAVLKSLDVGRGDRVVVYMPNIAEAVFAMLACARIGAVHSVVFGGFAAHNLAVRIDDAEPKLLIAADAGSRGGKVIPYKPLVDAACEQAKSPPARVLMVDRGLAPYARTDGRDVDYDEARRQYAHAEVPVQWLESNEPSYLLYTSGTTGKPKGVQRDVGGYAVAMALSMWSIYDVRAGQVMFSTSDVGWAVGHSYNVYGPLIAGATTILYEGLPTTPDAGIWWRICEQYGVRTMFSSPTAVRVLKKQDPAWLTKYDLSALKYLFLAGEPLDEPTAHWINEGLGKTIIDNYWQTETGWPVLSLMPGVELKPVKFGSPGLPTPGYDLRVIDEATGEEAAPGQKGVLVIRPPLPPGCMTTVWRDDERFLSSYFSHFKELLYSSLDWAIRDEDGYTFILGRTDDVINVAGHRLGTREIEESVSSHPGVAEVAVIGVHDELKGQVPVVFATLKRAADSAMAAQEMQGRVVEQLGAIARPARVYVVGALPKTRSGKLLRRSIQALAESRDPGDLSTLDDPGSLEEIRDALERGADAGS
- a CDS encoding malate dehydrogenase; translated protein: MNAPVRVAVTGAAGQIGYALLFRIASGEMLGRDQPVILQMLELPMEKAQAALKGVMMELEDCAFPLLAGMVGTDDPEVAFKDADVAVLVGARPRGPGMERKDLLLENAKIFTAQGAALNKVASRDVKVLVVGNPANTNAYIAMKSAPDLPAANFTAMLRLDHNRALSQLANKAGVAVGDIEKLVVWGNHSPTMYPDYRFATVNGASLKDKVNDADWNANAFIPQVGKRGAAIIEARGLSSAASAANAAIDHIRDWVLGSKGKWVTMGVPSDGSYGIPEGIIYGVPVTTQDGVYTRVEGLEVDAFSRAAMDRTLAELEEERAGVAHLLG